The Chryseobacterium sp. G0186 genome includes the window CTTTTTATTACTGAAAAGTTCTACGATACCGGCCCCAAAGTCAGCTCCGCCCAAAATAACATACAGACAGATGGAAAGCCAGAGAAAGCCTATTACAATATAGATCATGATTTTTTGTTTTTATCGTTAAACTGTGGGTCTGTAGGGTCGTAAAGCTTAGGAACCATTTGTATCTGTCTTTTTAAAAGGAAGATAAGAATAAGGGATAATGAGATGAAAATAGCGGTGAAGAAATAGAATGAATACTGTATTCCCGGCATGGGGGTTACCGCATCTATTGTTCTCATGATACCATAAATAATCCAAGGTTGTCTTCCTACTTCAGTTACTGTCCATCCCGCTTCCAGGGCAATATACCCGAAAGGAGTTGCAATTAAAAATGTTTTTAACAACCAGTTTTTGGTTAACCATTCTTTTTTGAAGAAGAAAGAATATAGATATATCATTCCGATGCAGATCATCACTATACCAAAGAAGATCATGATCTGAAAAGCATAATGGGTAACTGCAATAGGAGGCCATTCGTCCCTTGGGAAATCTTTAAGCCCCTTTACTTCAGAGTTGAAGTCATTGCTCACCAAAAAGCTTAATACCTTTGGAATTTTAATGGCATATTTTATTTCTTCTTTTTCTTCATCAGGAATTCCACCAATCACGAATGCAGCACCTTTTTCTGTTTCAAAATGAGCTTCCATGGCAGCTAACTTAATAGGTTGTCTTTCTGCAACAGATTTTGCGGCAATATCACCACTCAAAGGGGCTCCAAAGGCTCCGATAAGGGCAAACCCAACGGCAATCCTGAAAGCCTTGGTGTGGAATTCAACATTCCTTTTTCGCATAATTAAAAAGGCATGAACCCCTGCTACTGCAAATCCTGTAGCACAGAATGCGGCGACAGTCATATGAAGTGCCTGTGGAAACCATGCATCATTGAACATGGCTTTAATAGGGTCTATATTAAGATATTGTCCGTTGATATAATCGAAGCCGGTAGGAGAGTTCATCCATGCATTGGCGGCTACTACCAGAATTCCTGATGCAAGTCCGCTTACTCCCACAAGAAAACCACAGAACCAGTGAAACCATTTATTAAACTTATCCCAGCCGTATAAAAAGAAGCCAATCGCAATCGCTTCAATAAAAAAGGCGGTTCCCTCCAATGAAAAAGGCATTCCGAATATAGGACCTGCGTGTTTCATAAATCCGGGCCATAAAAGCCCCAATTCGAAAGAAAGCATTGTTCCGGAAACAGCTCCAGTAGCAAATAG containing:
- a CDS encoding cytochrome ubiquinol oxidase subunit I, with translation MDDFIAARAQMALSLGFHIIFSCVGMVMPFLMAFAHWKYLKTNNEVYKGLTKAWSKGVAILFATGAVSGTMLSFELGLLWPGFMKHAGPIFGMPFSLEGTAFFIEAIAIGFFLYGWDKFNKWFHWFCGFLVGVSGLASGILVVAANAWMNSPTGFDYINGQYLNIDPIKAMFNDAWFPQALHMTVAAFCATGFAVAGVHAFLIMRKRNVEFHTKAFRIAVGFALIGAFGAPLSGDIAAKSVAERQPIKLAAMEAHFETEKGAAFVIGGIPDEEKEEIKYAIKIPKVLSFLVSNDFNSEVKGLKDFPRDEWPPIAVTHYAFQIMIFFGIVMICIGMIYLYSFFFKKEWLTKNWLLKTFLIATPFGYIALEAGWTVTEVGRQPWIIYGIMRTIDAVTPMPGIQYSFYFFTAIFISLSLILIFLLKRQIQMVPKLYDPTDPQFNDKNKKS